GTTAGGCGGAAAATTGAAGAGCGTGATGGCAATCCGGCGCTCGGCAGGTGGTGTGCGCCGCAGGGCAACCCGTGCGGCAATTCGCTCGGCGGCCAGATCAATCTCGGCGAGGAGTGGCGTAATCTCTTCGCGTCCGCGTTGCATACCGCCGACCACCAGCGGGTCGGTGGCACCATCAAGTTCGGGGAGCGATACATTCAGGGCGAGTTGAAATGGAGCAATGCCGCGATCGTCGGTACGCCACTGCTCGATGTGTTGAAATACCAGAGGGAAGAGATCGAGTGTCGGCGTATCGAGTTGATCAAGCGTAGCGCTGGCCTGATCAGGATCAGTACTGGCCGGTCCTCCGACCAGAGCAAAACCGGTCGTGTTGACCAGCAGATCGACATCGGCAGTCGGCGCCTGCCCTCGCTGCCGGGCAGGTCTGGTGAAGAACCGTTCGACGGTAGGTCGCATATCGAGCGTCGGGCTATATGCGGCGCGCGCCTCGATACCACGGGCTTCGAGGGCGCGAATCAGGGCGTCGAGATGAGCACGATTTCCCGACAACGCAAAGGGCCGCATAGTAAGCAGGCCAACACTGCCCTTGTGCAAAGCGTGCCGCTGTTTGCGCCGCCAGGCCCGATAAGTCTCCAGATCGGCGAAGGGAGCTGGCGACTCAGGGTGAAATACACCCATCTCTGGGATGTCCTGCGGGTCGAGCACCGGTAGCTTTCCTTTATAGCCCGGCACGTAACGTTCGATGAGCATTAACAACAGACGGCGCAGATTTTCCGGCGAGCTGGCGGCCCAGAACTGATGCGCCATCACGTAAGTGTGAATATCACGCGCCTTACCGGGCAAAAACTTCAGCATCTTGCTCAGACCGCGCACCAGCGACATCTGGCGTTGAATTTCGCCGTGCCCGTGTTTGGGTTGAAACTGACTCAGCCACTGCCGAAATGCACTCTGCTCGGCTGCGGGTTTGGGGCGCAGATCAAACTTACCGACGCGGGTCTGGCGAATCAGCGAAGGGCTACTCATAATCATACAGACCGGGCAGGACGCCGACGAGAGAATATCACTCAACGGGCGCACATACTCCTCGCCGAAGAGCATCGAACCAAAGACAAAATCGGCCCGCGCTACAGCGGCTGCCAGGTGTTCCCAATCAGCCGCGCTGTGCATGTTCGACGGTGTAAAGTAATCAATTGCCAGCCGCAATCCGTACTCACGCTCGATACTCGCGGCTGCCTGCCGTAGAGCGGGAGCGTTGTTCGCTTCGATACATAAAAACACGAAGCGCATAGCCGATCTCCTTAAATACGCTGCTACCTGAACTGAGTACATTATATGATATGTCATTATAGAGATATAGTCTCAAAATAGAAAGATCGCATCCCAGAATGTCAATTCTGAGTGAAGGTTTGGTAACCGGCCTGGTTTGGATTGGGGTACAGCGAATAACAAGGCACAGCGCTCGGCAAGAAGATGCTCAACAACGTACTGACAGCACTGTGTAGTGCCGACTGTTGTAAGACGAATATCGGGAATAACCCAAGTGCTACCTTTATCACTACAGAGACATTGAGGACACAGAGAATGGGTATAACCCGAAAGGCTCTTAAGGCGTCAAGTAGCACGTGTATGGGAAATGGCTGCCCCCAACGGTTCATACAGTTACGCTGCACGGTACAGCTTCCAGGCTGCCGGTATGACAGCGAGGAGAGCTGACGACCATCATTGATTCCATCACGCGCTGGATTTGGTTGCCTTGCCCGCCCATTATGCGCGTGTCGCGTCGTTTGGAGTGCGGCAGCGTGGCTGCCGCGCCAACCGTGCTCAGGCTCAAGGTCTGGTCACAGCGATTTCCGTACCGGTCGCATGAACAATATGCAGAGGTACAGGTGATAGACAAGCGCGGACGGGAAGCATCCCCCTGGAGCGAGGTACCCCTCACTGGCCTGATCAGCAGCGATACGTCCATCTGTCCAGCGCCACAGGCCGCCGTCTGCGCTACGTTTGTTACATCACCGAACAGTGCAATTGATCGTATTGACCTCTCTGGACAACGCACCGTCCAGGCTCCCAACAGCGGATCTTCCTCTGCGCTCTCCGTGTCTCTATGGTCAATCTCCCTATCCTCACCCGTCTCCACTGATCATTTTGCGGTATAATTTCATGGCACCTACTTGACAGCATGGCAAGAGTGGTGTATAGTTGTTTGCGAAAAGGTTGTAAGCAAAACAATGTCAGACACAACTATTAGTGGCAGGGCAAAACCGTACTCAGACTCTCAGTTGCTGCCATTGATGCAGTAACATACCTTGCTTCGGTACCAGACGGTTTTGTTCCTGCTGCACACAATGCTCTGACATAACTGTGTGCCAAAAGGAGGTGGTTTGTCTCTACCGTACCGGGTCTAATGCCTTTTCGATGAATTTGTCTATCTGTTCGTCATTCCAGATTTCCGTTGTTGTGCTGTTGTCGTAGAAGACACAGTCAAGGAGTACAACCGTGAGTGCAATGAAGCGTGCTTTGATTGCTCTGTTCCTCGCCGCCGCAATGATTTTGGCGGCATGTGGTTCGAATCAGACGGCCACTCAGCCGACCACCGCTCCTGCCGAGCAGCCGACCACCGCTCCTGCCGAGCAGCCGACCACCGCTCCTGCCGAGCAGCCCACCACCGCACCCTCTGCTCAACAGGTTACCATTCGTATCTGGCATCAGTGGGATGGTGCGTATCTGACTGCGATTGAGCAGGCTTTCCGTGATTACGAAGCCGCCAATCCGAATGTCAAGATCGATCTCTCGAAGCCGGAAGATGTCAGCAATGCGTTGAATGTGGCGATTCCCGCCGGTGAAGGCCCCGATATTATCGGTTGGGCGAATGACCAGATCGGTCAGCAGGCACTGGTTGGCAACATCGTCGCGCTGAACGATTACGGCATCACCGAGGATTTCCTGCGCAGCACCTATGAGCCGGCTGCAGTCAATGGTGTGATCTGGCAGGGCAAGATTTGGGCATTGCCGGAGACCCAGGAAGGTATTGCTCTAATCTACAACAAGGCAGTCGTGGGCGATATGCAGTTGCCGACCAGCCTCGATGAGCTGTTGCAGATGGCGAAGGATTTCCGCGCTGCCAACCCTGACAAGACCTTCGTCTGCAACCAGGGCTTCGGTGGTAACGATGCGTACCACGTCGCTCCGATCTACTTCGGCTACGGTGTTCCGAGCTATGTTGACGATGAGGGCAATGTCTACGTTAACACGCCGGAGATGATCAAGGGTGGCGAGTGGCTGGCCGAGATGAGCAAGGTCTCGTTCAGCGAGCAGAGCTACGACATCTGCAAGGCTGCTCTGGCTGAAGGCAAGGCGGCTATGTGGTGGACCGGCCCGTGGGCGATTGCCGGTATCGAGCAGGATGGTGTTGATTACGGCATTCTGCCGATGGGCAAGCCCTTCGTCGGTATCAAGACCCTGATGCTGACCCGCAATGCGGTTGAGCGCGGCAATGCTGAGGTGGCGCTCGATATTATGAAGTACTTCACCAGCGCCGAGGTGCAGGCGAAGCTGGCCTTGACCAACAAGACGGTGCCCGCAGCGACCGCAGCGCTCCAGAACCCCGAGGTCGCCGCGCTGCCCACGCTGGCCGGCTTTGGTGCCGCCCTTAATACGGGTGTGCCGATGGCCAACACCCCCTTCGCTTCGGCCCAGTGGGGTCCGGTCGGTGAGGCAAGCGTTGCCATCTGGACCGGTGCGCAGACGCCGGCTGAGGCGCTGGCCGCTGCCCAGCAGGCGATTGAAGCTGCGATTATGCAGATGAAGTAAACCTTCCGTGTAGGGGTGAGCAAGGTTCGCTCACCCCTTTTGAACGCCGTCGTTATCAACAACACGAGCCGGACCACGCTGTCCGGCTCACTCACTACACCCGCTGCGCCGGTTGGGCGCCCGGTAGCCGATGACTGGCCTGCCGGTTGCTTCCAGTGAGGTACGCACATGGTCTCGTGGTCTAATCGCCGCAAAGCGCTCACCGTTCTGCTCTTCACCGGTCCCACTATCATTGGTATTTTGCTGTTCAATATTTATCCTATTCTGCTCAGTGTATATACCTCGTTTACCAATCGTAATCGTTTTCGCCCCAACCCCGATTGTGACGTGTTTCTGACCGGTATCCTCGATCCGCTGTGCTGGCCGCAATTCCGTACCAGCGCACCGGTTGGTCTGGGACAGCCGTACCGGTTACAAGACCCTCTCTTTGCGAATTACGCGAATCTGATCGGTAATCTCTTTACCCCAGAGGCGTTGTCGGCAATGGCTGCCATTGCCCTCTGCTTTGTGCCCCTGGTCGCGGCTGCGTTCGTGAACCGACGCTTGCAGCGCATGATGGAACCGCCGGTCGCGCCGTCGATTGTCTGGTTGGGAGCGTTGGTGCTGGGTTTTATCCTGGCGGCGGTTATCAATGTCGCCAATGCGTATGAGACGCTGATGCGCAGCGGCGATTTTGTGGTTGTGGTCTTCCGCACGTTGCTCTTTGTGGTTGCACGGGTGCCGTTCAGTTTTCTGCTTGGTCTGACCTTTGCCCTGCTGCTGAACAGTGACTATCTCCCCGGTCGCACGTTGTTTCGGGTGTTGCTCTTCGTGCCATGGGCTGCATCCTCACTGGCGATTCTGATGGCCCTGATCTGGCAGTTCTTCTTCCGCGAACAGGGAACCCTCAATCAGGTGTTGGCGATCTTTGGGATTGACGGCCCGTCCTGGCTCCGTGATCCGGTCAGTGCGTTTGCAATTGTGGTGCTGGTTGACACCTGGTTTTCGTATCCCTTCTTTATGATCGTGATTCTGGGTGCGCTGCAGGCGGTTCCTCGCGATGTGTACGAAGCGGCTGAGCTGGATGGCGCTTCCTGGTGGCAGCAGCTTACCCGTATTACCTTGCCGCTGATCCGTCCGGCAGTACTTCCGGCAACGGTCTTGACCTCGATCACCGCATTTCAGATGTTCGGTACGGTGTGGGCAATCACTCAGGGTGGGCCGGTGAATGAGGTCGGTCGGCCCGGTGCAACTGAGTTTGTGATTGTGTACGCCTACAAGCAGATTTTTCAAACTCAGAATTACGGTAACGCGACCGCTTTTGCCGTCATTCTCTTCATTTTCCTGTTTACGGCTACCCTCTATAGCCTCCGGTTGACGCGCATCACGAAAGGGGCCTACGAGTCATGATTCGCAAGCCTTCTCGACCGGTGTTGGTGTTGCAGTACACCATCCTTATTCTCGGCGTGCTGTTTGCTGTCTATCCGCTCTGGTTTGCTTTTCTCGCCTCTGGTCGTACCGGTGATCGCCTCTACACGCTCAATCTGCTCGGAATGTTTATTCCCACGGAATGGACGTTCGAGAACTATCGGGCGATGATCTTCGACCGGCCACTCCTGACGTGGTTGCGTAATAGCATCTATGTCGCTGGTGTGACGACGGTTGCCTCGCTGGTCATTACTACCTCAGCCGCATTTGCCTTTTCGCGCTTTAAGTTTTACGGTCGCGAGTTTGCTCTGATTTTGCTGCTGGCAATTCAGACCTTCCCCGGTGTGTTGAGTCTGGTTGCGGTTGCCCAGTTGCTGACGGCGTTGGGGCTGTATGGCAAGCACGAAGGGCTTATTCTGGCTTATACAACCGGTACCCTCGTCTTTAGTACCTGGAATATGAAGGGCTATTTCGATACCATTCCGATTGAGCTGGAAGAAGCGGCAATGATCGATGGCTGTGGTCCGATCCAGTCGTTTATCTTAATCGCATTGCCCCTGGCCCGTCCTGCACTGGCGGTTACCGCACTGCTCGGTTTCCTGGCCGGGTGGGGTGATTTCATCTTTGCCTCGGTGCTGGTACCGGCTCCCGATAGCATGAAGCTGGTGGTTCCCGGCCTGTTCAGTCTTGCCAATAGCCAGAGCGTGCCGTGGGGTAATTTTGCGGCTGGTGGTTTGTTGATTATCCTACCGACCATTATTGTCTTTTTGATGCTCCAGCGCTTCCTGGTGTCGGGATTAACGGTTGGTGGTGTAAAGGGATAAATCAGCGTGCGTTCCGGTGTCTCTCGTGGCCGACTGATCGGCGTGATCGTCCTGGCCGCTCTCTTGCGCTTGTGGGCAGTACTAACGTTGCCGGTTGATTTCGATGAGCCGGTGTATGTTGGTGCTGCCCTTGATTATGCGAATCTCATGCGCCAGGGCGATTGGGCAGGTGTGATCGATTATCCCGGTAATCGTCAGCATCCGGCATTACATAAGTTGATGTATGCTGGTGGCGCGTTACTGCTCGGTGAAGCCGCGAATCAAACCACAGTCCTCTACGTGGCGCGCTTGATGTCCACTCTGCTGGGGACGGTTGCGGTTGCGCTGCTGGCCTTCACTGCCGGCCCACTGGCAGCCGGTTTGCTGGCAATTCACACCCTTACAGTGAAGTACACGGCACAGGCGTACCTCGAAGCATTGCCCCTGGCGCTCTCGATTGCTGCCGTCGGCGCGTGGGAATACGCCTCACGCCGGGAGCCTGCTCGCCAGCGCATCTGGTGGTGGCTGGGGGCGGTTGCCTGGGGGCTGGCGACCGCTGCCAAGATGAATTACGCCATCATTGCCGCGCCGGCAATGATCGTGTTGTTGATTCAGCGCGGCCAAGCGCGACGCATACCTGTGCTGGCCGGGATTGCACTTCTGAGTTTTGTCGCGGCCAACCCCACGCTCTGGCGGCAGCCGTTGGAACGCCTGATTGCTATGGCCGGTTTCTGGACAGCGTACATGCAAGGGAGTGAGGTGCAGGCTGCCGGCTATCCCTGGTATCAGCCGCTCATCTGGTTGGCAACGGCACCGGCTGTGGGCTGGCATCCAGAGGTTTTCTTCTTCCCCGGCCCCGATCCGTGGTTAACGCTGCTGGCCTGTCTTGCGCTGCCGATGGCCTGGCGTGATCCCCAGCGTCGTTACCTGGTTGTCTGGTTCCTGAGCGGCATCCTTATCCTGCTGCTCTGGCCGACGAAATGGCCACAGTATGTGTTGACGCTGGTTACGCCGACCGTCTTGCTGGCCGCACCCCTGCTGTCGCGTTTCGTGACCTGGCTGTATCAGCTCAATGATTACTGGGGCTGGAGCACCATCATGGCGCTGCGCCCGCCCCGCATGGCATTAATTGCGCTCGCCTTGCTGGTCGGGTTCATCGGCACGGTGTATGCCAGTGCATTGATTATGGTGACCGTCGGCAGTATCGGGTGGCGTTCAATCCCTCCAACAACCGGTGGTCTTCCGCCAGGGCCGGTGTACGCGATCCAGCCCTTGCGCGATGGCCGGGTTGCGTTGGGTGGGGAAGCTGGTCTGACCATCTGGCAGGCGCCCCTCGTGAGCGAAGATCCGCCACGCTGGCGCCATCTGGACCTGGGACAGGTCTATGCCCTGGCCGAAACGACTGCCGGTCTATGGGTGGCAAGTGATCGGGGGCTGGCCCTGGTACAGGGTGATGACGACTGGACGTGGCAAACGCCAGCTTTACCGGAGCTGCCGAATCTGTTGGTTCGTACAGTTGCGGCGGCGCCGGATGGTACCCTCTGGGTCGGCACGAATGCCGGTGGTATGGTGCGCAGCATTGATGGTCGCTGGCAATGGTTGCCGCAGGCTGGCCGTGGGGGACTGGTACTGTCGCTTGCTATCGAGCCATCCGGCGCGGTATGGTTTGGTGGGATCGGTGTGCTGAGTCGCTATCTACCGGCTTACGACACCTGGCAACATTTTGAACGGACAGCCGGTTTTGCCGGTGCCGGGGTGTCGGCAATTCTGATCGATCAACACGGCGTGGTATGGGCGGCCACGCTGGGCGAAGGGCTGGCGCGTTGGGATGGAACGCGCTGGGAATGGTTGACCACTGCTAATCGCCGGCTACCGGCGCAGACCATCACGACACTGCTCGAAACTGCTGCCGGTGAGATTTGGGTTGGGGCTGCCCGGCCATTGACGACGGGCGGCTTTCTGTTGCGTTACGATGGGAGCGAATGGCACTCCTATCTGCCACGCAATTCAGGCTTTACCGGTGCCGAGCCATTAGCATTGGCGGTAGATCGCTCAAATCTGCTATGGATCGGTACGCGAACTGATGGTATCCTTACCTATCAACTGAGTGCTGATCAGCGGAGTAGTTTCCTTCCATAGGCTTTGGCCGAGAAAGAAGATGTTCTATGCCACTATACCGTCATCTCGATCTTCAGAGTCGCTACGTCACTTCTCGTCCGGTCGATGTCTGGCTTCCCGCAGCAACCGGTGATCAACCGCTACCGGTCATCTACATGCACGATGGCCAAAACCTCTTCGATCCGACACTTCGCGCCGATGGTGAAGTCTGGGCGGTTGATCAGGCCATCGAGCGGCTGTGCGCTACCTACAACTGGCCCGGTGCGATTGTTGTCGGGGTCTGGTGTACCGATCAGCGCTGGCGCGAGTATGCGCCGCAAAAGCCCTTTGCTGCTCTCCGGCAGACGCGAGGCTGGGAAAGCATTGTTGAACGCATGGGTGGCGAACCGGTCTCTGATGCCTACCTCTCCTTTTTGGTCGAAGAGGTGAGACCGTTTGTTGATCGCCACTATCCTACCCTACCCGATGCCTCAAATACCTTCTTGATGGGATCGAGCATGGGCGGCTTGATCTCACTCTATGGCGTGTGCCAGTACCCCGATCTGTTTGCTGGCGCCGGATGTCTCTCGACCCACTGGCCGGCTGGCGGTAATCTGCTGGTCGATGAACTGGCAGCCCTCTTGCCGCCTGCCGGTCGCCATCGGTTCTATTTCGACTATGGTACGGTTGGGTTAGATGCAGAATATGAACCCTTCCAGCAGCGTATGGACCGCCTGCTGGAGCAGGCTGGTTATCGTCACGGGCATGACTGGCTGACGCGCAAGTTTCCGGGTGCAGCGCACAACGAAGCAGCCTGGCGAGCGCGGGTAGCTGATGTGATCGCCTTTTTGGTATTGGGAAGGGTGGCCGGCGAATAATCACTGCCCCCTTCAGCGGCTGTTCGGCTCAGGCAGTGCATCTGCCATTCTCGTCCAGAGGGGTCTATGCGGCGATTTCTGGTACTGATTGGCATCGTCGGGCTGGCGTGTGTGCTGATAGGTGGATTGGGTGGCTTTGCCATGTTCTGGTTCAGACGAGAAGAACAACCGGTCATCGTCTGGGAGCTTGACAATATTAACTCAGCGTTATTCCTGCGCAATGATCTACTCGCTGTTGCAGACGACAGGCAGACAACGTTCCGGCGTTTTCCTGACAATCAGGTGCTTCAGACTCTACCGGTCGGCGGTTACCTCGCTTTGCATCCGGATCGCACCCTGCTTGCTATCGGTAGTTGGGGTACAGTCTGGCTGTACGATCCTGTAAGCGGCGAACGACAAGCAACCTTCAATTGCTGGCCACGGGGTGAGCATGTATATCCAATGAGCCTGGCTTTTTCCCCTGATGGATCTATCCTTGCTGTCAGTGAGTTTCACCACAGTCGGGGCCAGGAGGTACAGCTTTGGGACGTAATGAATCAACGGCAGATTGACTCAATCCTGCTCGCTGATCCTGACGCGGCGACCATCATCGCACTTGCCTTTAGCCCTGATGGTAAACATCTGGTTGTTGGTACCGATGCCAGTGTCTGGCTGGTTGATGTCGCA
This genomic window from Chloroflexus aurantiacus J-10-fl contains:
- a CDS encoding transcriptional regulator encodes the protein MRSGVSRGRLIGVIVLAALLRLWAVLTLPVDFDEPVYVGAALDYANLMRQGDWAGVIDYPGNRQHPALHKLMYAGGALLLGEAANQTTVLYVARLMSTLLGTVAVALLAFTAGPLAAGLLAIHTLTVKYTAQAYLEALPLALSIAAVGAWEYASRREPARQRIWWWLGAVAWGLATAAKMNYAIIAAPAMIVLLIQRGQARRIPVLAGIALLSFVAANPTLWRQPLERLIAMAGFWTAYMQGSEVQAAGYPWYQPLIWLATAPAVGWHPEVFFFPGPDPWLTLLACLALPMAWRDPQRRYLVVWFLSGILILLLWPTKWPQYVLTLVTPTVLLAAPLLSRFVTWLYQLNDYWGWSTIMALRPPRMALIALALLVGFIGTVYASALIMVTVGSIGWRSIPPTTGGLPPGPVYAIQPLRDGRVALGGEAGLTIWQAPLVSEDPPRWRHLDLGQVYALAETTAGLWVASDRGLALVQGDDDWTWQTPALPELPNLLVRTVAAAPDGTLWVGTNAGGMVRSIDGRWQWLPQAGRGGLVLSLAIEPSGAVWFGGIGVLSRYLPAYDTWQHFERTAGFAGAGVSAILIDQHGVVWAATLGEGLARWDGTRWEWLTTANRRLPAQTITTLLETAAGEIWVGAARPLTTGGFLLRYDGSEWHSYLPRNSGFTGAEPLALAVDRSNLLWIGTRTDGILTYQLSADQRSSFLP
- a CDS encoding WD40 repeat domain-containing protein, which translates into the protein MRRFLVLIGIVGLACVLIGGLGGFAMFWFRREEQPVIVWELDNINSALFLRNDLLAVADDRQTTFRRFPDNQVLQTLPVGGYLALHPDRTLLAIGSWGTVWLYDPVSGERQATFNCWPRGEHVYPMSLAFSPDGSILAVSEFHHSRGQEVQLWDVMNQRQIDSILLADPDAATIIALAFSPDGKHLVVGTDASVWLVDVAQRTVSRQIQPRPSGSIAFSPDGSRLVLGGKFIHVYDTATWQLAYRISFPGEKEERSPQEFIAARKMPVAISPDGRWLATPNRPPPGDSFSFFEPGPPRQTIALRNPADGRRKRILSGSPIRLNILMFSPDGEWLLDVGLSDVRAWRVEN
- a CDS encoding alpha/beta hydrolase codes for the protein MPLYRHLDLQSRYVTSRPVDVWLPAATGDQPLPVIYMHDGQNLFDPTLRADGEVWAVDQAIERLCATYNWPGAIVVGVWCTDQRWREYAPQKPFAALRQTRGWESIVERMGGEPVSDAYLSFLVEEVRPFVDRHYPTLPDASNTFLMGSSMGGLISLYGVCQYPDLFAGAGCLSTHWPAGGNLLVDELAALLPPAGRHRFYFDYGTVGLDAEYEPFQQRMDRLLEQAGYRHGHDWLTRKFPGAAHNEAAWRARVADVIAFLVLGRVAGE
- a CDS encoding carbohydrate ABC transporter permease, whose amino-acid sequence is MVSWSNRRKALTVLLFTGPTIIGILLFNIYPILLSVYTSFTNRNRFRPNPDCDVFLTGILDPLCWPQFRTSAPVGLGQPYRLQDPLFANYANLIGNLFTPEALSAMAAIALCFVPLVAAAFVNRRLQRMMEPPVAPSIVWLGALVLGFILAAVINVANAYETLMRSGDFVVVVFRTLLFVVARVPFSFLLGLTFALLLNSDYLPGRTLFRVLLFVPWAASSLAILMALIWQFFFREQGTLNQVLAIFGIDGPSWLRDPVSAFAIVVLVDTWFSYPFFMIVILGALQAVPRDVYEAAELDGASWWQQLTRITLPLIRPAVLPATVLTSITAFQMFGTVWAITQGGPVNEVGRPGATEFVIVYAYKQIFQTQNYGNATAFAVILFIFLFTATLYSLRLTRITKGAYES
- a CDS encoding extracellular solute-binding protein gives rise to the protein MKRALIALFLAAAMILAACGSNQTATQPTTAPAEQPTTAPAEQPTTAPAEQPTTAPSAQQVTIRIWHQWDGAYLTAIEQAFRDYEAANPNVKIDLSKPEDVSNALNVAIPAGEGPDIIGWANDQIGQQALVGNIVALNDYGITEDFLRSTYEPAAVNGVIWQGKIWALPETQEGIALIYNKAVVGDMQLPTSLDELLQMAKDFRAANPDKTFVCNQGFGGNDAYHVAPIYFGYGVPSYVDDEGNVYVNTPEMIKGGEWLAEMSKVSFSEQSYDICKAALAEGKAAMWWTGPWAIAGIEQDGVDYGILPMGKPFVGIKTLMLTRNAVERGNAEVALDIMKYFTSAEVQAKLALTNKTVPAATAALQNPEVAALPTLAGFGAALNTGVPMANTPFASAQWGPVGEASVAIWTGAQTPAEALAAAQQAIEAAIMQMK
- a CDS encoding sugar ABC transporter permease translates to MIRKPSRPVLVLQYTILILGVLFAVYPLWFAFLASGRTGDRLYTLNLLGMFIPTEWTFENYRAMIFDRPLLTWLRNSIYVAGVTTVASLVITTSAAFAFSRFKFYGREFALILLLAIQTFPGVLSLVAVAQLLTALGLYGKHEGLILAYTTGTLVFSTWNMKGYFDTIPIELEEAAMIDGCGPIQSFILIALPLARPALAVTALLGFLAGWGDFIFASVLVPAPDSMKLVVPGLFSLANSQSVPWGNFAAGGLLIILPTIIVFLMLQRFLVSGLTVGGVKG